One stretch of Priestia megaterium DNA includes these proteins:
- a CDS encoding S41 family peptidase, whose protein sequence is MNRKIVALLMALSLVVGAAGTYFGIQYANAGTVSTPLTTSSNDSKVEKEELDKIKQAYELISSKYYKDVDDKKLLDGAIQGMVQTLGDPHSSYMDKKTAQQFTQSLDSSFEGIGAEVSMVDGKVTIVAPFKQSPAEKAGLKPNDQILKIDGKSIAGLELNEAVLKIRGKKGSTVTLDVQRPGVKETMKVKVVRDEIPIETVYSSVKNVNNKKIGYMEITSFSESTGDEFTKQLKKLENKNIDGLVLDVRGNPGGYLTSVEKMLDKLVTNKKPYIQIEDRNGERQKVVSSMKKQKDYPIVALIDGGSASASEILAGALNEAGGYKLVGEKSYGKGTVQQAVPMEDGSNLKLTFYKWLTPDGNWINEKGIKPTVEVKQPDYYYANPIQVDKKPLTRDMAGDQVKNAQVMLKGLGFEPGRTDGYFSKETETAVTAFQKANKQKATGEIDEDTAALLQTKLLEKIKSKDEDRQLQTALKLASQ, encoded by the coding sequence TTGAATCGGAAAATCGTTGCACTATTAATGGCACTCTCCTTAGTTGTTGGAGCAGCAGGTACATATTTTGGCATTCAGTATGCAAATGCTGGAACGGTCAGTACCCCCCTTACAACTTCTTCAAATGATAGTAAAGTGGAAAAGGAAGAGCTAGACAAAATCAAGCAAGCTTATGAACTGATATCTTCAAAATATTACAAAGATGTAGATGACAAAAAATTATTAGATGGCGCAATCCAAGGAATGGTACAAACCTTAGGAGACCCTCACTCATCTTACATGGATAAGAAAACGGCACAGCAATTCACGCAGTCTCTTGATTCATCGTTTGAGGGAATTGGCGCTGAAGTAAGCATGGTAGATGGAAAAGTAACAATCGTAGCTCCATTTAAACAATCTCCTGCGGAAAAAGCAGGATTAAAACCAAATGATCAGATTTTAAAGATCGATGGTAAAAGTATCGCGGGTCTTGAATTGAATGAAGCGGTATTAAAAATTCGCGGTAAAAAAGGCTCTACCGTGACATTAGATGTTCAACGACCAGGCGTGAAAGAAACGATGAAAGTAAAAGTTGTAAGAGATGAGATTCCAATTGAAACCGTCTATTCTTCTGTTAAAAATGTAAACAATAAAAAAATTGGCTACATGGAAATTACGTCATTCTCTGAGTCAACGGGAGACGAATTTACGAAACAGTTGAAAAAACTTGAAAATAAAAATATTGATGGCTTAGTTCTAGACGTTCGTGGAAATCCTGGTGGCTATTTAACGAGCGTTGAAAAAATGCTCGATAAATTAGTAACGAATAAAAAGCCATATATCCAAATTGAAGATCGTAACGGTGAACGTCAAAAAGTGGTTTCTTCAATGAAAAAGCAAAAGGATTATCCAATTGTGGCCTTGATTGATGGAGGAAGTGCATCCGCTTCTGAAATTCTTGCCGGGGCATTAAACGAAGCAGGAGGATACAAGCTAGTCGGTGAAAAATCCTATGGAAAAGGAACGGTTCAACAAGCTGTTCCAATGGAAGACGGCAGTAATTTAAAATTAACGTTCTATAAATGGCTAACGCCTGATGGAAACTGGATTAACGAAAAAGGTATAAAACCAACAGTAGAAGTCAAGCAGCCGGATTATTATTATGCAAATCCAATTCAAGTTGATAAAAAGCCATTAACACGTGATATGGCAGGTGACCAAGTGAAGAATGCTCAAGTGATGCTAAAAGGCCTTGGCTTTGAACCTGGACGTACAGACGGATATTTTAGTAAAGAGACAGAAACAGCTGTAACTGCATTCCAAAAAGCCAATAAGCAAAAAGCTACAGGTGAAATCGATGAAGATACAGCAGCGCTTTTACAAACAAAACTGCTAGAAAAAATCAAATCAAAAGATGAAGATCGTCAGCTTCAAACGGCTTTAAAGCTAGCTAGTCAATAA
- a CDS encoding murein hydrolase activator EnvC family protein, whose protein sequence is MTRKTLVMTAAVLVGLSAAWIGNEKIAYAESTSTTKLSDLEKKSDDVNQNINQSKEKLKEVQEKQKNEEAEIARLDSEVGQTNEDIRSREAEVEKAKQDIEKLKNEIDVVKKRIEKRNELLKKRARALQENGGSVDYIDVLLGSESFGDFISRVSAVSTIVGADRDLLMQHEADKKAKEEKETKVQNKLTEVNKALEELKNLRSQLQKQVDEKNQLMQTLKDQEKEFNEEAVGLEEQASILADQKNTAQAQQQEIEKAGATEEAPPVTSGSFMRPAKGPVTSHFGYRETFGRGHYGIDIGKRGESVPVVAAASGKVIRAYHSSSFGNAVFIRHNVEGQTWVTVYAHLESYSVSSGQSINKGQQLGYIGNTGRSFGAHLHYELHKGDWKGKSSAVNPESYIKF, encoded by the coding sequence ATGACACGTAAGACATTAGTAATGACAGCAGCAGTTTTAGTTGGACTAAGTGCAGCTTGGATAGGTAATGAAAAAATTGCTTATGCAGAAAGTACCAGCACTACTAAACTCAGTGATTTAGAGAAAAAAAGTGATGATGTGAACCAAAATATTAATCAAAGTAAAGAGAAATTAAAAGAAGTTCAAGAAAAGCAAAAAAACGAAGAAGCTGAGATTGCGCGCTTGGATTCAGAAGTCGGACAAACAAATGAAGACATCCGCAGTCGTGAAGCTGAAGTAGAAAAAGCAAAGCAAGACATCGAAAAGCTGAAAAACGAAATTGACGTTGTAAAAAAACGAATTGAAAAACGAAATGAGCTATTAAAAAAGCGTGCTCGTGCTTTACAAGAAAACGGCGGGTCTGTGGATTACATAGATGTACTGCTAGGCTCTGAAAGCTTCGGAGACTTTATTAGCAGAGTGAGTGCGGTTTCGACAATTGTAGGGGCTGACCGCGATTTGTTAATGCAGCATGAAGCCGATAAAAAGGCAAAAGAAGAGAAAGAAACAAAAGTTCAAAACAAGCTAACAGAAGTAAATAAAGCGCTTGAAGAACTTAAAAATCTTCGTTCGCAGCTGCAAAAACAAGTGGATGAAAAGAATCAGCTCATGCAAACACTCAAAGATCAGGAAAAAGAATTTAATGAAGAAGCCGTTGGATTAGAAGAGCAAGCTTCTATTTTAGCTGATCAAAAAAATACAGCGCAAGCTCAACAGCAAGAAATTGAAAAAGCTGGGGCAACAGAGGAGGCACCCCCTGTTACAAGCGGGTCGTTTATGAGGCCGGCAAAGGGCCCGGTAACATCTCATTTTGGATATCGAGAAACGTTTGGAAGAGGACACTACGGTATTGATATTGGAAAGCGAGGAGAAAGTGTGCCAGTTGTAGCCGCAGCAAGCGGAAAGGTAATTAGAGCATATCATTCTTCTTCTTTTGGTAATGCCGTATTTATTCGTCACAATGTAGAAGGTCAGACGTGGGTTACAGTTTATGCTCATTTAGAGAGCTACAGCGTCTCGAGTGGTCAATCTATCAATAAAGGTCAACAATTAGGTTATATAGGGAACACAGGGCGTTCGTTTGGTGCTCACCTGCATTATGAATTGCATAAAGGCGATTGGAAAGGCAAAAGTTCCGCTGTAAACCCTGAAAGTTATATTAAATTTTAA
- the ftsX gene encoding permease-like cell division protein FtsX, which yields MKARTFGRHLREGSKSLGRNGWMTFASASAVTVTLLLVGVFFMLMMNLNHIAKLIENDVEIRVHVDAAATADDRKAMKEKLDAIKQVDTVTFSSKDKELKDLINSMGDEGQAFEPFEQQNPLNDVFVVKTKEPTDVAKVAKQIEKYPYAAKVQYGQDQVEKLFKVLKVARNIGVVLILGLLFTAMFLISNTIKITIVARREEIEIMRLVGATNSFIRWPFFIEGLFLGVLGSIVPIAVIIGVYSVLYNEVQPKFDGFFELLPAFPFVLQVSLLLLVIGGLIGMWGSTLSIRKFLRK from the coding sequence ATGAAGGCTAGAACATTCGGTCGCCACTTACGTGAAGGATCTAAAAGTTTAGGAAGAAACGGCTGGATGACATTCGCATCTGCAAGTGCGGTTACCGTGACGCTCTTGCTTGTAGGCGTATTTTTTATGTTGATGATGAATTTAAACCACATTGCTAAATTGATTGAAAATGATGTGGAAATTCGCGTTCACGTTGATGCTGCAGCGACAGCAGATGATCGAAAAGCAATGAAAGAAAAGCTAGATGCAATTAAGCAAGTTGATACGGTGACGTTTTCTTCTAAAGATAAAGAGTTAAAAGATTTAATTAATAGTATGGGTGATGAAGGACAAGCTTTTGAACCGTTTGAACAGCAAAACCCATTAAATGATGTATTTGTTGTTAAAACAAAAGAGCCGACTGATGTCGCAAAAGTAGCTAAACAAATTGAGAAATATCCGTATGCAGCAAAAGTTCAATACGGACAAGATCAAGTTGAAAAGTTATTTAAAGTGCTGAAAGTAGCTCGTAATATCGGAGTAGTACTGATTTTAGGGCTTCTATTTACAGCAATGTTCCTAATTTCAAATACAATTAAAATTACGATTGTAGCTCGCCGTGAAGAGATTGAAATTATGCGCTTAGTTGGAGCCACAAACTCCTTTATTCGCTGGCCGTTCTTTATTGAAGGTCTGTTTTTAGGAGTGCTTGGTTCTATTGTGCCAATTGCAGTTATTATCGGCGTGTACAGCGTTTTATATAATGAAGTTCAACCTAAGTTTGATGGATTCTTTGAACTTTTACCTGCCTTTCCATTCGTGCTTCAAGTGTCGCTATTATTACTAGTAATCGGCGGTCTAATTGGGATGTGGGGAAGTACATTATCCATCCGTAAGTTCTTACGAAAATAA
- the ftsE gene encoding cell division ATP-binding protein FtsE — protein MIEMQNVYKTYPNGVKAINGISIKINQGEFAYIVGPSGAGKSTFIKMMYREEKPSSGNIIVNGANVAKIKDSKVPIFRRHIGVVFQDFKLLPKLTVYENIAFALEVIEQSPEEIKKRVLEVLELVKLKGKMDSFPDELSGGEQQRVSIARSIVNSPKVVIADEPTGNLDPETSWEIMDIFEEINKRGTTILMATHNREIVNTIRKRVIAIENGNVVRDEVRGEYGYEG, from the coding sequence ATGATTGAAATGCAAAATGTATATAAAACGTATCCGAACGGTGTAAAAGCAATCAATGGCATTAGCATCAAGATTAATCAAGGTGAGTTTGCTTATATCGTAGGACCAAGTGGAGCAGGAAAATCCACTTTTATTAAAATGATGTATCGTGAAGAAAAGCCTTCTTCCGGAAATATCATTGTAAACGGTGCAAATGTAGCAAAAATAAAAGATAGCAAAGTTCCTATCTTTAGACGTCATATTGGTGTAGTCTTTCAAGATTTCAAGCTGCTTCCAAAATTAACGGTCTATGAAAACATTGCTTTTGCACTAGAAGTAATTGAGCAAAGTCCCGAAGAAATTAAAAAGCGAGTGCTAGAGGTGCTAGAGCTTGTTAAGTTAAAGGGTAAAATGGATTCTTTCCCTGATGAACTATCTGGAGGAGAGCAGCAGCGTGTGTCTATTGCGCGTTCGATTGTGAATAGTCCTAAGGTTGTCATCGCCGACGAACCGACAGGGAATCTTGATCCGGAGACTTCGTGGGAAATTATGGATATCTTTGAGGAGATTAATAAACGCGGTACCACTATTTTAATGGCAACGCATAACCGTGAAATTGTAAATACAATTCGAAAGCGCGTAATTGCGATTGAAAATGGAAATGTTGTGCGCGATGAAGTAAGAGGTGAATACGGATATGAAGGCTAG
- a CDS encoding flavodoxin family protein: MITIYGSSRENGNTEELAKAVLSGIDTEEVYLRQHTIHPITDMRHDEHGFTNQQDDYYDIAKKMAAHDTILFVTPLYWYGMSGLMKNFVDRWSESLRDSTINFKEQMKNKRVYVLVVGGTGASVKALPLIMQFQYIVDFIGSSFSGYIIGEANAPGDIAKDVKAQEQAIVLNQELKQL, translated from the coding sequence ATGATCACCATTTATGGAAGTTCACGAGAAAACGGAAATACGGAAGAATTGGCTAAAGCAGTCTTGAGTGGGATCGATACTGAAGAAGTTTACTTACGTCAGCATACCATTCACCCTATTACTGATATGCGTCACGATGAACATGGATTTACTAATCAACAAGATGATTATTATGATATAGCGAAAAAAATGGCAGCACACGATACTATTCTATTTGTTACACCTCTCTACTGGTACGGTATGAGCGGATTGATGAAGAACTTTGTGGATCGTTGGTCTGAAAGCCTCAGAGATTCAACCATTAATTTTAAAGAACAAATGAAAAACAAGCGCGTTTATGTATTAGTAGTCGGAGGCACAGGCGCATCTGTAAAGGCCCTTCCTCTTATTATGCAATTTCAATACATTGTCGATTTTATTGGTTCTTCCTTTAGCGGGTACATTATTGGAGAAGCAAATGCACCTGGAGACATAGCGAAAGATGTCAAAGCTCAAGAGCAAGCCATTGTCTTAAACCAAGAATTAAAGCAGCTTTAA
- the cccB gene encoding cytochrome c551: MKKVLLTLTIGLALVLSACGGGGGSSKNESAGESSASAEDIVKKNCTGCHGVDLGGANGPSLQHVGSKHSEAEIENIINNGQGGMPKGLINEEDAKKVAAWLAKKK, encoded by the coding sequence TTGAAAAAAGTATTACTGACGTTAACAATCGGTCTAGCGCTTGTTTTGTCCGCATGCGGAGGAGGCGGAGGAAGCTCTAAAAATGAATCTGCTGGTGAATCTTCAGCGAGTGCAGAAGATATTGTGAAGAAAAACTGTACAGGCTGTCACGGAGTAGATTTAGGAGGAGCGAATGGACCAAGCTTGCAACATGTAGGCAGCAAGCACTCGGAAGCTGAAATTGAAAACATTATCAATAATGGTCAAGGCGGTATGCCAAAAGGACTAATTAATGAAGAAGATGCCAAAAAAGTTGCTGCTTGGCTGGCAAAGAAAAAATAA
- the tatC gene encoding twin-arginine translocase subunit TatC encodes MGEMSLMEHLEELRIRIIKTLCAFVVLLIVSFIFVQDIYQWLVKDLDGKLAVLGPSEILWIYMVIAFVFALAFTLPVAAYQVFRFVSPGLKKEEYKVLITFIPFFFLLFVSGLGFGYFVLFPMVLAFLTGLSNDQFSLMFTAEHYFRFMLNLCLPFGFLFEMPLVVLFLTRLGVLNPLRLARARKLSYFALIVISVLITPPDFISDILVIVPLLLLYELSVTISRVVYKKRLGNESIA; translated from the coding sequence ATGGGAGAAATGAGTTTGATGGAGCACCTTGAAGAATTGCGGATTCGTATTATTAAAACACTTTGTGCATTTGTAGTTTTACTTATTGTCAGTTTTATATTTGTACAAGATATTTATCAGTGGCTAGTGAAAGATTTGGACGGCAAGCTTGCTGTACTTGGACCAAGTGAAATCTTATGGATTTATATGGTGATTGCATTTGTTTTTGCGCTTGCTTTTACGCTTCCAGTAGCTGCTTATCAAGTATTTCGGTTTGTTTCACCGGGGTTAAAAAAGGAAGAATATAAGGTTCTGATTACCTTCATTCCATTCTTTTTTCTTTTGTTTGTAAGCGGGCTGGGGTTCGGTTATTTTGTTTTATTTCCAATGGTTTTAGCATTTTTAACGGGCCTGTCGAATGATCAGTTTTCACTGATGTTTACGGCTGAGCATTATTTTCGTTTTATGCTTAATCTTTGTTTACCATTTGGTTTTTTATTTGAAATGCCTTTAGTTGTCTTATTCTTAACGCGTCTAGGGGTTCTAAATCCATTAAGGTTAGCTAGAGCAAGGAAGCTATCATATTTTGCTTTAATTGTGATATCCGTACTTATTACTCCTCCTGATTTTATTTCGGATATTTTAGTCATTGTCCCGCTGCTTCTTTTATATGAGCTCAGTGTGACAATTTCGCGCGTAGTATACAAAAAACGTTTAGGAAACGAATCAATTGCTTAA
- a CDS encoding twin-arginine translocase TatA/TatE family subunit, with the protein MFSNIGIPGLVIILVIALIIFGPSKLPEVGRAFGRTLTEFKGAAKGLVSDDESVKEKQAATVSEQKENESTL; encoded by the coding sequence ATGTTTTCTAATATTGGAATTCCTGGTTTGGTTATTATTTTAGTCATTGCCTTAATTATTTTTGGGCCGTCTAAGCTGCCGGAAGTTGGACGGGCGTTTGGGCGAACATTAACTGAATTTAAAGGAGCTGCAAAAGGGCTCGTATCAGATGATGAAAGTGTCAAAGAAAAGCAGGCAGCAACCGTTTCTGAACAAAAAGAGAATGAATCGACATTGTAA
- a CDS encoding alkaline phosphatase D family protein, giving the protein MEQVKQNSFSSSKGFDRRRFLQGAGKVAGVSLGLTIAQSIGLNAVEVSAAAPKFSSYPFTLGVASGDPLADSIVLWTRLAPDPLNGGGMPNQPVPVKWELAADEDFHRIIKRGTEMARPELAHSVHVDVKGLKPSHIYYYRFKSGHELSPVGKTKTLPSANAEVASMTFAFASCQQYEHGYFTAYEHMVKEQLDFVVHLGDYIYEYGPNEYVAASGNVRTHSSAEIQTLQDYRNRHAQYRSDANLKSAHAAFPWIVTWDDHEVENNYANVIPEKGQSAEAFIQRRAAAYQVYYEHMPLRQTSLPHGADMRLYRDFSYGKLASFQVLDTRQYRDDQANGDGTKPQTPESLDPKRTLLGSEQEKWLFTNLEKSACHWNVLAQQIFFAPRKFGTVAKPTYSMDAWDGYTANRQRVIDFIEKKKLDNVIVLTGDVHANWASNLHTDFANLNSRIIGAEFVGTSITSGGNGADKRADTDKILSQNPHLTFFNDYRGYVRCTVTPDIWQADYRVMPFVTEPGAEISTRASFQYKKDGKGMTEVEVNNVPRGLKISKEVEEDRMRAHGKAHEKQELKKKEKVKH; this is encoded by the coding sequence ATAGAGCAAGTAAAACAGAATAGCTTTTCTTCGAGTAAGGGGTTTGATAGACGCCGTTTTTTACAAGGAGCTGGAAAAGTAGCTGGAGTATCGCTTGGATTAACGATTGCTCAGTCTATCGGTTTAAATGCAGTAGAGGTTTCAGCTGCAGCGCCTAAATTTTCGAGCTACCCGTTCACTCTAGGGGTCGCATCAGGAGATCCTTTAGCAGATAGCATTGTCCTTTGGACAAGATTAGCACCAGACCCGTTGAATGGCGGGGGAATGCCTAATCAACCCGTTCCAGTAAAATGGGAGCTTGCTGCAGATGAAGACTTTCATCGAATCATCAAACGAGGAACAGAAATGGCTAGACCTGAACTTGCTCATTCTGTTCACGTTGATGTAAAAGGATTAAAGCCAAGCCATATTTACTATTATCGATTTAAAAGCGGTCATGAGTTAAGCCCGGTTGGAAAAACAAAAACACTTCCTTCAGCAAATGCAGAAGTAGCCAGCATGACGTTTGCGTTCGCTTCATGTCAGCAGTATGAACATGGTTACTTCACAGCCTATGAACATATGGTTAAAGAACAATTAGATTTTGTAGTTCATTTGGGCGATTACATCTATGAATATGGACCAAACGAGTACGTAGCTGCAAGCGGAAACGTTCGTACTCACAGCAGCGCAGAAATTCAAACGCTTCAAGACTATCGAAACAGGCATGCTCAGTACAGGTCAGATGCTAATTTGAAATCTGCTCACGCTGCTTTTCCGTGGATTGTGACGTGGGATGACCATGAAGTAGAAAACAATTATGCAAATGTAATTCCTGAAAAAGGCCAATCAGCAGAAGCGTTTATTCAACGCCGCGCGGCAGCTTATCAAGTTTATTACGAACATATGCCTTTGCGTCAAACATCCTTGCCCCACGGAGCGGATATGAGATTATATCGTGACTTTTCATATGGGAAACTAGCTTCCTTTCAAGTGTTGGATACGCGTCAATACAGAGACGATCAAGCAAACGGAGACGGAACAAAGCCGCAAACGCCAGAATCACTTGATCCCAAACGTACGCTATTGGGGAGTGAACAAGAAAAATGGCTTTTTACTAATCTTGAAAAGTCAGCGTGTCACTGGAACGTACTGGCTCAACAAATTTTCTTTGCGCCAAGAAAATTTGGAACTGTGGCTAAGCCTACATACAGCATGGATGCATGGGATGGGTATACGGCGAATCGTCAGCGTGTCATTGATTTTATTGAAAAGAAAAAGTTGGACAACGTCATTGTACTAACTGGAGATGTACACGCTAACTGGGCTTCTAATTTACACACGGATTTTGCCAATCTTAATTCTAGAATTATTGGTGCAGAGTTCGTCGGCACCTCCATCACTTCCGGAGGGAACGGAGCAGATAAAAGAGCAGACACGGATAAAATTTTAAGTCAAAATCCACACCTCACATTCTTTAATGATTACAGAGGATATGTAAGGTGTACGGTAACTCCTGATATATGGCAAGCTGATTATCGCGTTATGCCTTTTGTAACAGAACCTGGTGCGGAAATTTCAACACGAGCTTCCTTTCAATATAAAAAAGATGGCAAAGGTATGACGGAAGTTGAAGTAAATAACGTGCCGCGTGGATTAAAAATTTCTAAGGAAGTAGAGGAAGATCGTATGCGGGCACACGGGAAAGCACATGAAAAACAAGAGTTGAAAAAGAAGGAAAAAGTAAAGCATTAG
- the prfB gene encoding peptide chain release factor 2 (programmed frameshift), which yields MDLVEIKQELDKTAKRLADFRGLFDLDTKQARIDELDETMADPNFWNDQQAAQTVINEANGLKDAVNQFNHLDETYENLQVSYELVKEEYDEDLAEELVGELKELISGMNDFELQLLLSEPYDKNNAILELHPGAGGTESQDWGSMLLRMYTRWAEKKGFKVETLDYLPGDEAGIKSVTLLIKGHNAYGYLKAEKGVHRLVRISPFDSSGRRHTSFVSCDIMPEFNDEISIDIRTEDLKVDTYRASGAGGQHINTTDSAVRITHLPTNVVVSCQTERSQIKNREQAMKMLKSKLYQLEIEKQQEQLAEIRGEQKDIGWGSQIRSYVFHPYSLVKDHRTNTEVGNTQSVMDGDLDPFIDAYLRSHI from the exons ATGGATTTAGTAGAAATTAAGCAAGAACTTGACAAAACAGCTAAGCGATTAGCGGACTTTAGG GGTCTCTTTGACCTCGATACAAAACAAGCTCGTATCGATGAATTAGATGAGACTATGGCTGATCCAAATTTTTGGAATGACCAGCAGGCAGCTCAGACTGTTATTAATGAAGCCAATGGTTTGAAAGATGCAGTAAATCAATTTAACCACTTGGATGAAACATACGAAAATTTACAAGTATCTTATGAACTTGTAAAAGAAGAATACGATGAAGATTTAGCAGAAGAACTAGTTGGTGAATTAAAAGAGCTTATTTCGGGCATGAATGACTTTGAATTACAGCTGCTTTTAAGCGAGCCGTATGATAAAAATAATGCCATTTTAGAACTGCACCCAGGTGCTGGTGGAACAGAATCACAGGATTGGGGTTCGATGTTACTACGTATGTATACGCGCTGGGCGGAGAAAAAGGGTTTCAAAGTAGAAACGCTTGATTACTTACCTGGAGATGAAGCTGGTATTAAAAGTGTAACGCTTTTAATTAAAGGCCATAATGCGTACGGGTATTTAAAAGCTGAAAAAGGCGTTCATCGTCTCGTTCGTATTTCTCCGTTTGATTCATCGGGCCGTCGTCATACATCATTCGTATCGTGCGACATTATGCCGGAATTTAACGATGAAATTTCAATTGATATTCGTACGGAAGATTTGAAGGTTGATACGTATCGTGCAAGCGGTGCCGGAGGTCAGCATATCAATACAACAGATTCAGCTGTTCGTATTACTCACCTTCCAACTAATGTAGTCGTATCTTGTCAGACGGAACGTTCACAAATTAAAAACCGTGAGCAAGCAATGAAGATGTTAAAATCTAAGTTGTATCAATTAGAAATTGAAAAGCAGCAAGAGCAGCTAGCTGAAATTCGCGGAGAACAAAAAGATATTGGATGGGGAAGTCAAATTCGTTCTTACGTATTCCATCCGTATTCATTAGTAAAAGATCACCGTACAAATACCGAAGTCGGAAACACGCAAAGTGTAATGGATGGAGATCTAGATCCGTTTATCGATGCGTATTTACGTTCTCATATTTAA